The following DNA comes from Streptomyces sp. NBC_00690.
CGGATCGGCACCACCGCCGCGCAGGATCGGGGAGCCCGAAGCCGAAGCCCTCGAAGAGGCCGTACGTCGCATTCGGCTGCTCGACGACCGGTACGGGGCGGAAGGGCTCTACCAGCGCGCCGCCCAGCCGCTGAAGGCCGCGTACGCCCTCCTCGACGCGGGCATCACCACCCGGCGCGCCACCGCCGACCGACTGCACTCGGGCGCCGGGGAACTCGCCCTCTCCGTGGGGTGGCTCGCCCATGACTCGAGCCGCTTCGACGACGCCCGATCCCACTACGCAGAGGCGCTGGCGACCGCTCGCGTCTCCAGCGACCGGGGGCTCGAAGCGCACGCCTTCTCCAACACCTCCTTCCTGGCGCGCGACGCCGGGCGCTACCGGGAGGCGGTCCGCTCGGCCCAAGCCGGGCAAGGAGCCGCCCGCGGACTGGGATCACCGCGCTTGCTCGCCCTGCTGACACTGCGCGAGGCGGGCGGCTGGGCGGGGCTGGGGGAGCGTTCCGAGTGCAGCAGGACCCTCGGGCAGGCCCGGGAGCACTTCGGACAGGAGGCCACGGAGAAAGACCCGGAATGGATGTCGTTCTTCGGCGAGCCGGAAGTGGAAGCGCTGGAGGGCCAGTGCTGGGCAGCACTGGGCGACTGGCAACGAGCCGCCAACCACGCCCGACGCGCATCCTCCCTCCAGGACCGGCGCTTCACCCGGAACCTGGCCTTGTACCGAGCGGAGTTGGCGGCCCACCTATCGCGAGCCGGCGCACCGGAGGAGGCGGCACAGGCGGGCCTACACGCACTGGAGCTGCTGGACGGGGTCCAGTCGACG
Coding sequences within:
- a CDS encoding tetratricopeptide repeat protein, producing the protein MASSQTSGAVPNSVFRRLRGQFSPGEFAATVRKAAREINERVSCDARYIGRVEAGEIRCPNYAYERVFLHMYPGLTLKDLGFTERERVRGGRRSKEPAVEQGCQAHPFGTEIDSETDSDGDEESDVLRRAFMTGGSATVAAASFGLGAGLGLGALLRSAHDGPSGSAPPPRRIGEPEAEALEEAVRRIRLLDDRYGAEGLYQRAAQPLKAAYALLDAGITTRRATADRLHSGAGELALSVGWLAHDSSRFDDARSHYAEALATARVSSDRGLEAHAFSNTSFLARDAGRYREAVRSAQAGQGAARGLGSPRLLALLTLREAGGWAGLGERSECSRTLGQAREHFGQEATEKDPEWMSFFGEPEVEALEGQCWAALGDWQRAANHARRASSLQDRRFTRNLALYRAELAAHLSRAGAPEEAAQAGLHALELLDGVQSTRIAATLTDTATALRPYRSNGEVGVFLGRVIPPWGGGLGA